One part of the Puniceicoccaceae bacterium genome encodes these proteins:
- a CDS encoding pseudouridine synthase yields the protein MEPHRIGIPPTLMRGEKGQRIPIEHWGDGLLVFNKPSVLAAKSDPWFLDSVDLESAFNEQIPTGKPELKHHGITELRTFNPLERGASGAVLASTTPESAEHWRNAYGSFQFQFHHILITRKSERKASFECRLPLMRHFKQQRMQVSHQLGKKACTHFAPLGEGSTADAWLASTRYPRLHQLRLHARESGIPMLRDPLYDPSYPPEMLSSEPYRFEWMHAHRVDACPSLGLDRTSVFLPPPKYWKRTLRRIGLEIDELITKSEEIIKNITLPIE from the coding sequence ATGGAACCACACCGCATCGGCATTCCGCCCACGCTCATGCGAGGAGAAAAGGGACAACGCATCCCCATCGAACACTGGGGAGATGGGTTGCTCGTATTCAACAAGCCCTCCGTGCTCGCTGCCAAATCCGATCCTTGGTTTCTCGATTCGGTGGATCTGGAGAGCGCCTTCAATGAACAGATTCCCACTGGAAAACCAGAGCTGAAGCACCACGGCATCACCGAATTGCGAACTTTCAACCCGCTCGAAAGGGGTGCCAGCGGTGCAGTGCTCGCAAGCACAACACCCGAGTCTGCGGAACACTGGCGAAACGCCTATGGGTCATTCCAGTTTCAGTTTCACCACATTCTGATCACACGCAAGAGCGAGCGAAAAGCATCATTCGAATGTCGGTTGCCACTCATGCGCCATTTCAAGCAGCAGCGCATGCAGGTCAGTCATCAGCTCGGAAAAAAAGCCTGCACTCATTTCGCGCCACTGGGAGAAGGGAGCACCGCTGATGCCTGGCTCGCCTCGACTCGCTATCCGCGCCTGCATCAGCTGCGATTGCACGCTAGGGAAAGTGGTATTCCCATGTTGCGCGATCCGCTCTATGATCCAAGCTATCCACCTGAAATGCTTTCCTCCGAACCCTATCGGTTCGAATGGATGCATGCTCATCGGGTCGATGCCTGCCCGTCGCTCGGCCTTGATAGAACCTCTGTTTTTCTGCCACCTCCCAAATACTGGAAGCGCACTCTTCGGCGCATCGGCCTGGAGATCGATGAGCTGATCACCAAAAGCGAAGAGATAATCAAAAATATTACTTTACCAATCGAGTAG
- the rpsT gene encoding 30S ribosomal protein S20 — MANIKSSKKDIRKTRTRTERNRRVKSELKTLLKKFRDAREGEDAAVTQQAARDLVSALDKAAKRKIVHPNLARRHKINCTPYV; from the coding sequence ATGGCCAACATTAAATCATCCAAGAAAGATATTCGGAAGACCCGGACCCGCACCGAGCGCAACCGTCGCGTGAAATCCGAACTCAAGACCCTGCTCAAAAAGTTCCGTGACGCCCGTGAAGGTGAGGACGCAGCGGTCACCCAGCAAGCTGCCCGTGATCTGGTGTCAGCCCTGGACAAGGCAGCCAAGCGCAAGATCGTTCACCCAAATCTCGCACGCCGTCACAAGATCAATTGCACACCCTATGTGTGA
- a CDS encoding superoxide dismutase, whose translation MAYTLPELGYSYDALEPHIDARTMEIHHSKHHNAYITNLNNALGGESVKTIEELIGDLGSVPEDKRTAVRNNGGGHANHSFFWTLLSGKGGGEPVGKLADAIRSSFGSVDAFKEAFAKAAATRFGSGWAWLIVRSNASLAVVSTPNQDSPLMKGFVDTVGIPVLGLDVWEHAYYLNYQNRRPDYIQAFWNVVDWEKANTYYQSALDSLK comes from the coding sequence ATGGCATATACATTACCAGAACTTGGATACAGCTACGATGCGCTGGAGCCGCACATTGATGCGCGCACCATGGAAATTCACCACAGCAAGCACCACAACGCCTACATCACCAATTTGAACAATGCGTTGGGTGGTGAATCGGTAAAAACGATTGAAGAACTCATTGGAGACTTGGGTTCCGTGCCGGAGGATAAACGCACAGCCGTGCGCAACAACGGTGGCGGGCATGCCAACCACAGCTTCTTCTGGACGCTGCTCAGTGGCAAAGGCGGCGGAGAGCCAGTTGGGAAGCTGGCTGACGCGATTCGTTCAAGCTTTGGCAGTGTGGATGCCTTCAAGGAGGCCTTTGCCAAGGCAGCAGCGACACGTTTTGGAAGCGGCTGGGCCTGGTTGATCGTGCGCTCGAATGCGAGCCTTGCAGTGGTATCCACCCCCAATCAGGATAGTCCCCTGATGAAGGGCTTTGTCGATACCGTGGGAATTCCGGTGCTCGGACTCGATGTTTGGGAGCATGCCTATTACCTGAACTATCAGAACCGTCGTCCCGATTACATCCAGGCATTTTGGAATGTTGTGGACTGGGAGAAGGCCAATACCTATTACCAGTCGGCACTTGATTCGCTGAAGTAA
- the trpB gene encoding tryptophan synthase subunit beta — translation MMKLDKSAFPDANGYFGEFGGRFVPETLVRALDELTAAFLSAREDADFLDAFHKELREYAGRPTLLYHAQSLTRFLGGAQIYLKREDLLHTGAHKINNVLGQAILAKRLGKTRIIAETGAGQHGVATATVCARVGLDCVIYMGEEDMRRQAPNVYRMRLCGAEVIPVTSGQRTLKDAVNEAMRDWVAHSRDTHYILGSALGCHPFPMMVRDFHKIIGEETRAQCREQIGRLPDELIACVGGGSNAIGFFYDFLEETSIRLTGVEAGGRGIRRGEHAARFSGGRLGILQGCKTFILQDEHGQIEPTHSVSAGLDYAAIGPEHAYYQNLGRINYAYATDDQALDAFRTLSKTEGIIPALESSHGLAYAIKRARQLSPDHILCVNLSGRGDKDVQEAARVMGVQL, via the coding sequence ATGATGAAGTTGGACAAATCCGCATTTCCCGACGCAAACGGGTATTTTGGAGAATTTGGAGGCCGCTTTGTTCCCGAGACTCTGGTCCGGGCACTCGATGAATTGACAGCTGCCTTTCTTTCCGCTCGTGAAGACGCGGATTTTCTCGACGCCTTCCACAAAGAGTTGCGCGAATATGCCGGGCGTCCAACTCTGCTTTATCATGCCCAATCCCTCACCCGTTTTCTGGGTGGAGCACAAATCTATCTGAAACGCGAAGACCTGCTGCACACCGGAGCGCACAAGATCAACAATGTGCTCGGGCAGGCCATCCTCGCCAAGCGGCTTGGAAAAACCCGCATCATTGCGGAGACGGGTGCCGGACAACATGGCGTTGCTACCGCAACTGTTTGTGCAAGGGTAGGTCTCGATTGCGTGATCTACATGGGCGAGGAGGACATGCGCCGTCAGGCACCGAACGTCTACCGCATGCGTCTGTGCGGAGCCGAGGTCATCCCCGTTACTTCAGGGCAACGCACACTCAAGGATGCCGTCAACGAAGCCATGCGTGACTGGGTGGCTCATTCACGCGACACCCACTATATTCTCGGTTCGGCACTCGGATGTCATCCCTTCCCTATGATGGTGAGGGACTTTCATAAAATCATCGGCGAGGAAACTCGCGCCCAGTGCCGTGAACAGATTGGTCGCCTGCCAGATGAGTTGATTGCCTGTGTGGGTGGAGGAAGCAATGCCATCGGATTTTTCTACGATTTTCTCGAAGAAACTTCCATTCGGCTGACGGGCGTCGAAGCAGGGGGACGCGGCATACGACGCGGGGAACACGCTGCCCGATTCTCGGGTGGACGTCTCGGAATATTGCAGGGATGCAAAACCTTTATTTTGCAAGACGAACATGGGCAAATTGAACCGACCCACTCCGTCTCTGCAGGACTCGATTACGCAGCGATCGGCCCCGAACATGCCTACTACCAGAATCTGGGTCGCATCAACTATGCCTACGCTACCGATGATCAGGCACTGGATGCGTTTCGCACACTTTCAAAAACCGAGGGCATCATCCCTGCGCTGGAATCTTCGCACGGCCTTGCCTATGCGATCAAGCGTGCCCGACAGCTTTCCCCGGATCACATTCTCTGTGTCAATCTTAGCGGTCGCGGAGATAAAGATGTGCAGGAGGCAGCCCGAGTGATGGGAGTTCAGCTCTGA
- a CDS encoding TatD family hydrolase: protein MLIDSHCHLETFAKRGDLETVLNEASLAGVNRMITVGTHLDDWDLYHQLSRQYPGKIYHSVGLHPCHVDETWADQVEQLQERLSRGDSAAPIAIGEIGLDYFHLPKKDDARREQLMELQQQAFEAQLQIARKTHLPIIIHSRNSFDACVRTIDMLGAPWDRIVFHCFSEGRDEIDRINLRGARGSFTGIVTYDNSSVKRVREALVEQGAERLMIETDCPYLTPEPHRGSENRPALLRHTFLAAASLLEVPVDELEALIARNTLSFFGIEP, encoded by the coding sequence ATGTTAATTGACAGCCACTGCCATCTCGAAACTTTTGCCAAACGGGGCGACCTGGAAACGGTGCTCAATGAAGCAAGTCTGGCTGGCGTCAATCGCATGATCACCGTGGGGACCCATCTGGATGACTGGGATCTCTATCATCAGCTTTCCCGCCAATATCCGGGTAAAATTTACCACAGTGTGGGACTGCATCCCTGTCATGTGGACGAGACATGGGCCGATCAGGTGGAGCAGCTACAGGAGCGACTGAGCCGTGGCGACAGTGCTGCGCCGATAGCGATCGGGGAAATCGGGCTTGATTATTTTCACCTTCCCAAGAAGGACGATGCCCGGCGCGAACAGCTGATGGAGCTGCAGCAGCAAGCCTTTGAAGCACAGCTTCAAATTGCCCGTAAGACTCACCTTCCCATTATTATTCACTCGCGCAATTCCTTTGATGCCTGTGTGCGAACCATTGACATGCTGGGGGCGCCGTGGGACCGTATCGTCTTTCACTGTTTCAGTGAAGGACGCGACGAAATCGACCGGATCAATCTTCGCGGAGCGAGAGGATCGTTCACGGGAATTGTCACGTATGACAACAGTTCCGTCAAACGTGTGAGGGAGGCTTTGGTCGAACAGGGGGCAGAACGCCTGATGATTGAGACGGATTGTCCATACCTAACTCCCGAACCTCATCGCGGCAGTGAAAATCGTCCGGCCCTTTTGCGTCACACCTTCCTTGCGGCGGCTTCACTGCTGGAAGTGCCAGTTGACGAGCTGGAGGCCTTGATCGCCCGCAACACCTTGTCGTTTTTTGGGATCGAACCCTAA
- a CDS encoding AURKAIP1/COX24 domain-containing protein, which produces MGNLKKKRRLKMNQHKRRKRLRANRHKK; this is translated from the coding sequence ATGGGTAACTTAAAGAAGAAAAGGCGTCTTAAAATGAATCAGCACAAGCGTCGCAAGCGTCTTCGTGCGAATCGCCACAAGAAGTAA